Proteins from a genomic interval of Maniola jurtina chromosome 8, ilManJurt1.1, whole genome shotgun sequence:
- the LOC123867526 gene encoding RNA polymerase II transcriptional coactivator has translation MPKNKKESSSSDSDEGPVDRNEPPEKKSKSGSRTNDKEPTWVLQGTKLVKIREFKGKVYIDIREFYEKNGDLLPGKKGISLTPEMWRKLLSLSDEINEAISSRC, from the exons AtgccaaaaaataaaaaggaaagtAGTAGCAGCGATAGCGACGAAGGTCCTGTTGAT CGCAACGAGCCTCCCGAAAAGAAATCCAAATCGGGCTCAAGAACAAATGATAAAGAACCAACATGGGTTCTCCAAGGAACGAAATTAGTCAAGATTCGAGAATTTAAGGGAAAAGTGTACATAGACATAAGAGAATTCTATGAGAAGAATGGCGATTTGTTACCAGGCAAGAAAGGAATCAGTCTGACACCAGAAATGTGGAGAAAGCTGTTATCCTTATCagatgaaataaatgaagctaTAAGTTCACGCTGTTAA